The Capsicum annuum cultivar UCD-10X-F1 chromosome 3, UCD10Xv1.1, whole genome shotgun sequence genomic sequence TTTTCTTATTAGCACAGAGGTTAAAAATCAGTAAATGATAGcgataattttatcatattattttttaatataataaatttaatattttgaaaaatgcaCTATCttatttagtaataataaatattaagaaTAATTTTGCTTTTGCAAAATTAGACAAGTATTGTCTTAgaaatttcaaaattctaaaaacaaaaaaggaaaagaaaaagtaacgCGTCCTCGAAATCAGGGCCCATTTAATGTAGAATATTTACCATACAATATTTCGAGCCCTCTTTTATCGTCGGGTCAAGATATTTCTACTCGTTTTCCCTTTCTTTAAATACACCCTTTCACTAAATCAATAGCAAAAACAAACACTTTAACACATAgggttttttttttatacttcGAATCGCAAAAATTGTGAAGAGAAAATGGCAGAGCAGCTAACAGAGGAGCAGATCGCTGAATTCAAGGAGGCTTTTAGCCTTTTTGACAAGGACGGCGATGGTAAAAGGATCATTTTcggaatttattttttactttttggttGTTTTATTCTGATTTTACAGTGctgtgtttttgttgtttttttgagACGGAGATGGTGTTCATGTCATTGTGTTTAATTTTGTGGTTTTGGATTAGATCTAAGGTTTTGCTATGTTTGTTTGTTTGGTTGACTTAGTTTTTACGCGATTTTAGTGTTCTTCAAGTGTTAGCTATTACTGTAGAAAAGTTAATTATGCTGTTTAGATTTTTTGATTTTGTTGGTTTGGTGAAAATTGAGGAAAGGAGAAAAAAGGTTATGCGAACTCAAGTGTTTTGAGAAGAAGAGTAGAAGAGGAGAGAATGCTTGTAGGTTTTTAAGCCTATGTGTAGTAGGATCAGTGGTTTTCAGTAGTTGAAAATGTCGAAGTGAGGTATATCTCTGTCTTGCAATTTTGTTCATCTGCTTATAGGAAATATCGAAAATATTTTGGGGGGAATGAGCCACTTGTAGGAGGTGAACCTATGTGACGTAGGATCAGTGTTTGTTAGTAGTTGGAGGACGTCCGAGGACTAGAGGGTATCATCTCTGTCTGGCAGATTTCGTTCATCTGCCCATAGAAGATATCGAAAACATTTTTGGAGTACGAGCcactattttgtttgtttgtagacatgtcattaatagaaataaattttatgtttccTGAAGTTGTGGTTTTGTGATGACGGAAGTGCCTAAGGTGATGCATATGGAAAATTTTGTATCATGTTTGGCAATATCTATCACACTTCAACTGTTTAATTTGAAGTTTGCGTGATGTCATTTGATTGATTGATTTCATCTGCTCAtagaaaacatcaaaaatattttagggaGGATGAGCCACTTATTGTGTTATTTGTAGAGTTGTCACTAGTAGAActaccttttaattttttatgaatgtGTGGTTGTGTGATGACAGAAGTGCCTAATTTTGATGCATATGCAAACTTTTTCGCACATTTGGCAGTATGTATCACACTTCAATTCTGTTTAATTTGAAATTCGTGTGATAGCATTCATTGGATTGTTGATTGCATCTTGTATTTATTGATGCCCTTCTTTACTTGGTACAATTTATTGAATTGCGCAGTTATCAGTTTAAAATACTATCCATGTTTTTTATACTTGTTTAGGTTCAAACAATAGGTGATTCTTTTCGTCTGTTACTTGGTACATGTGCTGGTGGGAAATGGCGGGTATCCCATTGAATTAGGATAGGTGTGTGCAAGTTGGCCTCCGACACCACGGttatccaaaaaataatagtTGACTAGGGTCTGcctaaatcctaattgttggcATTTTGAAGATGTTTTGTATAATGTGATCTGTTTTGGATGGATAAGAGTGTTCGTCATTACTTCCCTGTTTTTCCTtcttatttatatacaaaaagaGTTGTCTCTGGGAGGACGCCTTTTTTACATGTCACCCTTGTGTTGTTTTTTCACTTTTAGTTTCTCAATGTAATTGTGTTCTGGTTGCTCCTTAAAGTCCCTGTGGGTATTCTACATTTTATGTTCTTCTTAGGTTTACCATCTAGTGTTACTATTCCATGAGCAGAACCAAAAGTTCTAGTTGTGATCTGAAATTTGCTTCTTTAGGCTGTATTACTACCAAGGAGTTGGGAACAGTGATGAGATCACTTGGTCAGAATCCCACTGAAGCTGAACTACAGGATATGATCAGTGAAGTTGATGCTGATCAGAATGGAACCATTGATTTTCCAGAGTTCTTGAATCTGATGGCACGTAAGATGAAGGTATAGGAGTACTAGCTATTTAAATATTATGTTACTGTCTTTCTTATTTGGCCTTATTAAGATATTTGATATGTGTTGCTTCACTTCAGTTTCCTCAACCATTATTTAGATGCCGCCtccttgaaaattgatttttaGTACAATTTTGACTGATTTGACTATTGTGGACGGCGGCAACTTTGCTGTTGTGATCAAAATTCCATTCTGTCTCTTTAAGTTGTGATAGACTCATGCATATACCAATTTTGTCTTCATATTTTAGTCTACTTTTCTGTGATTAGGGACTGTCGTGGTGTGGTCCATCTTCATATGTTTGTACTTGTAGGATATCAACTTGATAACTTGCACATATTTTTCAGTTTAGCATATTTGTTGTATTTCAACTTCGTGGATGACTTCTGCAGTCAAGTGATTTTTGGGTCAAATATTGAGTATGCGATGGTCTTGATAGTTCCTAGATTCTTTCAAGCGGTTCAAGAAAAGCCTTGCTCTGCGTTCTGCATGCACTGATGAGACTAATCTtataggaaaagttgtttctatGTAATAAACATCCAAGTTACAAtaatgagataatataattgTCAAGGGATCAATGATTGGTTCATTCTTCCTTTTGTTCTTTTagcattttgttttcttttagcaTTTTGTTATTGTGTTTCCCCTTTGGATGAAAAGTAGGCAGATATATGCTCTCTATTTTGCCTGTCAAATATTATTATAATCAGATTTCATACTTGGAAAAAGAATGTACATTATTTGGACTTTATTCTTGTGAAGGACACCGATTCTGAGGAGGAACTTAAAGAAGCTTTCAAGGTTTTCGACAAAGATCAGAATGGCTTTATTTCTGCTGCTGAGGTACTTTTCTGTAGAGAAGTTAATTTCTGCAAGCAATTGAGGAATAACTTTTTTAACATGCTTGTAGCTTTTTCGTCATCAAAGTATGTATCATGGACTGTCAATTCGTGTCTCTTATGTGTAAGCATTTTGCATTTCAGCTTCGTCATGTAATGACTAACCTGGGAGAGAAGCTGACTGATGAAGAGGTGGATGAGATGATCCGAGAGGCAGATATTGATGGTGATGGGCAAGTTAATTACGAGGAGTTTGTCCGCATGATGCTTGCCAAGTGATGGCTTAAGATTCTCTTAGTTACTGTGTTACTGCAACTTCTAGCTGGCAAGTTAATATTCTGTTAAGACAAACAAGTGTATCGCATGTTTTTAAGTAGCATCTAGACTCCTCCTAGTTTATGTTTCAACTTCTGGACTACGGGTGTATACAGCTATAGTCCCCTGCCCATCCAGAGggtaaaagaaaaggagaaattagGTAGTTCATTGGTAATATGCCTTGGTTTTCACTCCGTTTCTAACTGTTTTATATTTCCCGTTTCTGGTTTTTGCTTCTATCACTGGTTACTCGGAAGGTCAAATGCAAGTTGATTATTTCCGAAAGCTGACTGGTAAATGTTGGATGCCCTCGTTTTATATAGTTATCACACTGGCAATGAGGTTACTTTTGGGCATGTGACTATGTTGTATCGTCTCTTATTTACTGTTGCTGCTCTTCAGAATAGAACTGTGTCATTTGTTGCTGTTCCGTGGTTGCTACAAAagttggtatattaaattttgagttgttttcaTCATCTGTTTCACCATCTATCTGGTATAACATTGCTAAGACGAAGCATATTATTGAAAATTTGGCCTACAGGGTACAATGGGCTTAATTTTGACACGTCTAGTTAGCTCCATGCCTCTCCAATTTTGTTTTTACCGATGTAATATGCAAAATAATCAATTTATCAATGATCTGTGGAATATGTAAAATTTTGGTTAGTTGTGAACGGCTCGACGAACTTTTTTCCCAGTGTAATCATTATCTAATTAAGTAATTATAattcttctattatttttattatcgcTGTAAGAAATACTTGTAGAGCTGTGAATTCCATAACCTATTGATTGAGCCACTAGTAACCTCGGAAGCTTTGGATTTTCCTTAATCGAACAGATTACTAATCTTGGATTTTTCCCCAAGTTATTTATCAACTCAAATGTTCAtataaagaaattgaaaaagatgttaaaatgattgaattgaaagaagtattaaattttgataatgaaaaagaGAATATGTCAATAGAGACTCAACGAGGGGGACTACTAAACAAGGTTAAATGGGAGAGGACGGGATAAATTAAACGGGACAAATAGGGCAGAAAAGGGAAAAATTTTAATAGAGGAAGACTTACACGTCCCATTTTCCTgggaaattttgattttgaaattgtgtATTGGCCCGCACGCGGTTATATAAGAGAAAGTCAAAGTTTAATGGGATTATTGATCACTACAAGGCTCGCGTATATATCTGATGGGACAGTTGATAACTACAAGGCTAGAGTGtatgactttttcttttttctttttgttttttaactCGGTGTTTGGTGCCCACGTTGAAGtctaattaaatttgaatttgtgtcgAAAAGTGCCACATTGACAAGTAAAGCGCTCCCTAACAACGGCGACTTCGTACCTAACAACGACGACTTCGTACCTAGGGGGATTCAAACgtgagacctctgattaaggataAAAGAATActtaccacttcaccacaactCTTGTTGGTAACGAGTAGGGGAGTGCATTTGATTTTCTCttattcaatttctattttttcgATTTTCGGTTTGAAAAAGTGCAATCcaattcaaaccaaaataaatttaatttggttcgattttttctcttttcaatttAGTTATTCGGATATgtcaataattaataacataatcaaaGTTGTATTTACATACTTAAATGTACTTTTTAATATATGTCACGAGTAAAACTTTAAAACACAAtccaaacataaatataaattaaattataatgaAGTTTCAAGGCAATTAGCTCTGGCGGAAAGTGATAAACTCAAACTTAGTTTTTGGTTTCTcgattttttatcttttcttcatccgaaatcaaactaaaaaataatcaaaaaatttcttaatttgaaaccaaaccaaaaaaactaattcaaattaaattcgatttggtttggttttttaatTTAATCCAAATAATCCACACCCTAGTAACGAGTATGACTTATCCCAACCACTAGTGACGGGTGTAAATGCGAGTCTATTCAAGTCACTCATTGTTTaacaaaataaaagcaaaaaatgaTATTTCCTTCTCCGATAAATTAATGTCAAATTATTTCTTGTGTTTATATTTTACACGCTCTTTTAAAAAATCAACTATAAGGAATGTACTACtatttactccctccgtttcatattagttggcccctatgGACCtgacacacccattaagaaaatattaattagagggtttattttaccaaattagccttattaattaattatgctttgaaaatataaatttgagtaaatacatttTGTTTAATCATTAATGTTAAGAGTAGTATTgtaagaacataataaaatctcttgataaattgaaacaaatatttttagaaagaaagccaactaaaatgaaatggaggaagtatgtcttaatatatattttatctatCTTGAATATTTATATGTCCTATTGAGATGTTTGTAGTCTACAAAAATAATTACAGCTAAACGTAAAATGAGAAAGAgatcactaatttttttttttaaatttctaaaataaaaaattattgagataattattttaaaaattacaatatgttataaaatataaaacaagaacaagaataaatagagaagagtagagagaatagagagagtaattcttatttctcttgagggatttttgattgagaatacaatgaataaaactcctctatttatagaggaCAATACTTCTAGTTTTTGATTAAAAGAAAGACTCAACACTCTCCCTTAAATATCTAGATAGATAATGTACCTCTTTAAAATCTTATTAGAAAAAACccagtgaaaaaaaaatctaatgaagaaaaaagagtacacatctatAACAATACGTATTTCGGCTGcatcattaaaaaccttacaaggaaaacccgctgggacaaaaccttgaaagagaaaaagagttcAGCGCATATTAACTCtacctaatgagaacatccttgaacatttgtatcccgatcttgtgcaccatcttcttgaaagttgcaattggagaagatttggtgaataaattagccacattgtcacttgaatgaacctgttacacgttaatatcatcattcttttgtagctcatgtatgtagaaaagctttggcaaaatgtgcttcgttctatctctttttatgaatcctcccttaagatgtgctaagtatgctgcattatctctgtataaaactgtgggtacattgtcacatttcaaattatatttttttcgaatgagatatatcatggacctcaatcatacacattctcggctagcttcatgaatagctattttctcatcatggttcaatgaagtggtgAGATAcattgctttgtatatctccaagatatgacagtgtccccatatgtgaacacattgcatatttgagatcgagatttatacGGGTCAAATAAGTACTCAatatcagcatgaccaataagatcgggactacaatatttagaataaaataaactcatgtattttattccattttgatgtctcctagtaggagcagaaatatgtCTTgcttaacaaattgactgaaaaggctatatcaggccttgtagtatttgcaagatatattagtGTTGTACattaattgcactaagatatagtacttcatatttctcatttcagcaaataatcttattacttttaaaaactctccaagaatttcaatgattttcaaaccATCAGTTTATCTctcataaggataataaacaagtttcccagaaactttatatgcttcaggtattttgaatcctttagagattttcatatggatttttgtcaagtgacaatatccaacatgtcaagtgtgacatcttcaagtgtctggactgcaaatcaaataagttttacgcttaccaaaatgcatcctttcaggtcacttAATATATGTTTCtacgtcaacatgcttaaattaacgtagaattcagatccttgtaatcttttacaatattgcgccaatattatatcaaagatatcgtcgatgatttttcattttgtaacggttcacaatgcgacataacattttgagatctcatcacttaactattttcaggtacctgaacctcttataaggtttcatgaagtgttatgccATAGGCTCTTCAAGCTcgcattgccttcttattatgattattcgCTCCTTATTcgtttcaaggattatttcatttgaaaccgattagtctaccacgctttacgtatgcatagactttgtccttttgggacacaaaataggagcacttgcagcttaatatgagatgctttcggtatttgacttgaattatccttTGAATggggatctgatgataatttctaacatatttcatagctgcttataacctcccccttatgttaggaaaactaacatacatcttcCACCTTCTTTGAGGAATATATATATTCACTAATCGTATAttgcacatcaaaactattagatggaataattcagtcctgaccttgaaccaattaaaagagaagaaataatcataatttaaccaacacatgaagcttttgttctcaatggtttaactatttattgaaggcattcgaTGCTAAATCatgatcatcaagatgaattgtcttgattgtaCAATCAGaaagttatgttcttaactcaattttattgagtatctagctttatgaatgtcaaacttttGGTTGACAATAAActcacatgtgatcatcttatattgacgcatctgtaacaccccgcatttcgggctagaacgaaaaaTTATCGTTTCAATGCGTAGATGattcaaaagccataaatcctatgaaaatttggcatgttaatcaattatgtagtgtaggaacctatttgagcataaattgagatcatagaggtccccaaactcaaggacgagttgaaagcatTCCTAttgttcgagtttgagtgagcgtcgaaacttgagttagattcaatcgatcataactccttgtatatgacgaactgggtggcctactatatataaaatgaaatatcttcgaattatctttccaacgataccaattttgctcaaATCTGagatcgaagcaaaaagttatacacattttacttcagcatatctGTCCGTCGACAAGTGACGGCCTgagctgataagttatcacatatgtgacgacctatcagccaTGTCGTCAGCCCAAGACAGTAACTCACCAAAATCAACCTCTGAGTGATGACCTGGTATGATAAGTTATAACATATGTGACGATCTATCAGCCAAGGTCGTCACCTTTAAATTTCAGCATTTCCTAAAcggttttggaggggtattttggtattttttccttCACCCCATAACTCCATAAACACTGAATTCAACCTCCATTTCACCAAAAAtacatcttttctctcaaatcctctcaagaaccaaaccctagggcctcaacctaagattcaagatccctcaaaatttcaccattaaattcCAAAATTGATTCCAGAATTAGAATTCCCAAActaagatcttcaagaatcatccatcaaaagcacaaatagagtcccaaaagcaagtgttcatccaaagttcaaaatctaaggtatgtggggtttatcctaaaaactacatgggcttgtaaacactagaatatgatttaaaaattatcaagcatgaatttagaaaaggagttttgaaatacatgattttattatacattatgaatgtttaattgtattggTGATTTGATCTTTAGGCCATTTTCccctttaaattgatttacatgtatatctatatgtacgaagatttagattgaagattgtttgagagtacaacttatgaaatccctctcttgtgataactttaagtttatgatattaatgtgaaggatttgaaatgcatgatttatagcttgaaaatagtttactcaaataccatagtattttgagcatgatttagagattttaaGAGGGAGCTTCTTAACATAAATATGTTttgttaaagagagaaagatttgcataagATTAAGAATTTTTGACATGACCAACTTGTATCATTGAAATAttgtcaaagagagttgcatacatgggTTTACATGAGTATTTAAAGAAAGGGTTCTTCGAACTGATTTATcaatatggtggtcccaaactttattttttgaaaacaaagattttaATAAGCTAAccatggctcagagatgtgacttgcaagtcaatggtatgacgataccataagtatatatgtcataacagagtatgttttcagagaatgcatgttttaaagagttaaaaatgggcataaagaaggttaggtggttacccgaagaaggcttgagttcaagtaactcttagcctaaaaccgtatttgccgatacgggtagattattattgtatgctggcGACGACCGTGTGGCATAacagattcagagactccgacccttgcggcacacttgggttgggggcttggctgccgagttaatgacagattccatatagcccgtggaatttcagagttgtaaggtataccacctagcgcaaaagtaaaacaaagagtgtcacagagttcatatgattttacagagtctttcaaaatgcccatgtgatttcttactatacgatgtgtttatgaactattttaaattgctctcatatatgttgaatataaattattattttggatttactttgcgtaccagt encodes the following:
- the LOC107862845 gene encoding calmodulin, coding for MAEQLTEEQIAEFKEAFSLFDKDGDGCITTKELGTVMRSLGQNPTEAELQDMISEVDADQNGTIDFPEFLNLMARKMKDTDSEEELKEAFKVFDKDQNGFISAAELRHVMTNLGEKLTDEEVDEMIREADIDGDGQVNYEEFVRMMLAK